The proteins below come from a single Benincasa hispida cultivar B227 chromosome 4, ASM972705v1, whole genome shotgun sequence genomic window:
- the LOC120076225 gene encoding uncharacterized mitochondrial protein AtMg00810-like codes for MVIVGDDPHAISDLLHYLGEHFEMKDLGSFNYFLGIEVSMSSAGYSLSQTKYTSDIPFEDATLYRKLVGSLIYLRVTRLDIAYVVHIVSQFMVSPRIIHFTIVLRILRYVKEFLGHDLQFSSQSSLVLSGYSDAD; via the coding sequence atggtTATTGTAGGGGATGATCCCCATGCTATTTCTGATTTGTTACACTACCTTGGCGAGcactttgagatgaaggatttAGGGTCATTTAATTACTTTCTTGGTATTGAAGTATCAATGAGCTCTGCTGGCTACTCATTATCTCAAACGAAGTATACCTCGGACATTCCTTTCGAAGATGCCACTCTCTACCGTAAACTTGTTGGTAGCCTTATTTATTTAAGAGTGACTCGTCTTGACATTGCATATGTTGTTCACATTGTAAGTCAGTTCATGGTTTCCCCTCGAATCATTCATTTTACTATTGTTCTTCGTATTCTTCGCTATGTTAAGGAGTTTCTGGGACATGACCTTCAGTTTTCATCCCAGTCATCTCTGGTCTTATCCGGCTACTCTGATGCTGATTAG